From candidate division WOR-3 bacterium, a single genomic window includes:
- a CDS encoding Hsp20/alpha crystallin family protein — MPAIKQRIEPEVCTYLDPEANMLIVEVVLPGAEKDKICIKVKTDAILIRAEGDEVDYCKYIFLSMRLKKELSKAIYENDILRITIPVQE, encoded by the coding sequence ATGCCAGCCATTAAGCAAAGAATTGAACCAGAAGTTTGCACATATCTTGACCCTGAAGCGAATATGCTCATAGTTGAAGTCGTTCTCCCCGGTGCTGAAAAAGATAAAATTTGTATTAAGGTTAAAACGGATGCAATCTTAATCAGGGCAGAAGGTGATGAAGTGGATTATTGCAAATATATCTTTTTATCAATGCGTTTGAAAAAAGAATTGAGTAAGGCTATATACGAAAATGATATTTTGCGAATAACAATTCCGGTGCAGGAGTAG